A single genomic interval of Actinomycetota bacterium harbors:
- a CDS encoding hemerythrin domain-containing protein translates to MPDVVELIEKDHREVEGLFATFEASEDASVATQICDELDRHATGEEKAVYPVIASDVPGGEQMAKEGVEEHKEARQLIGRIRQTSDPNHLAELVEELKEAIQHHVQEEESEILPKTRKALAPERLEQLGREFQAAKG, encoded by the coding sequence ATGCCCGATGTCGTCGAGTTGATCGAGAAGGACCATCGCGAAGTGGAGGGTCTGTTCGCGACATTCGAGGCGAGCGAAGACGCGTCTGTGGCAACGCAGATCTGCGACGAGCTCGACCGGCACGCAACGGGCGAGGAGAAGGCGGTCTATCCCGTCATCGCTTCAGATGTCCCCGGCGGCGAGCAGATGGCCAAGGAAGGCGTAGAGGAGCACAAGGAGGCCCGCCAGCTCATCGGTCGCATCCGCCAGACCTCGGATCCGAACCACCTGGCGGAACTGGTCGAGGAGTTGAAGGAGGCGATCCAGCACCACGTGCAGGAAGAGGAGTCCGAGATCCTCCCCAAGACTCGTAAAGCCCTTGCGCCCGAGCGACTCGAGCAACTGGGTCGGGAGTTCCAAGCTGCCAAGGGCTGA